A part of Carettochelys insculpta isolate YL-2023 chromosome 1, ASM3395843v1, whole genome shotgun sequence genomic DNA contains:
- the FGFR1OP2 gene encoding FGFR1 oncogene partner 2 — MSCTIEKALADAKALVERLREHDNAAEALIEQTTALNKRVEAMKQYQEEIQELNEVARHRPRSTLVMGIQQENRQIRELQQENKELRTSLEEHQSALELIMSKYREQMFRLLMASKKDDPGIIMKLKEQHSKELQVHVDQITEMAAVMRRAVEIDEQQGCKEQERIFQLEQENKGLREILQITRESFLNLKKEDVSESTSLSALVTNSDLSLRKS, encoded by the exons ATGAGTTGTACAATTGAGAAAGCCCTAGCTGATGCTAAAGCACTAGTCGAGCGACTAAGAGAACATGACAATGCAGCAGAAGCTCTTATTGAACAAACTACAGCTCTCAATAAGCGGGTGGAAGCGATGAAGCAG TATCAGGAAGAAATTCAGGAGCTCAATGAGGTAGCAAGACATCGTCCTCGATCTACTTTAGTAATGGGTATCCAGCAGGAAAACAGGCAGATCAGAGAACTGCAACAGGAAAATAAAG AACTACGTACATCTCTTGAAGAACATCAGTCTGCTTTGGAACTAATAATGAGCAAATACAGAGAACAGATGTTTAGGCTGCTCATGGCCAGCAAAAAGGATGATCCAGGCATAATAATGAAGTTAAAAGAGCAACATTCCAAG GAGCTACAAGTACATGTGGACCAAATTACAGAAATGGCAGCAGTAATGCGAAGAGCTGTTGAAATTGATGAGCAGCAGGGTTGCAAAGAACAAGAGCGTATTTTTCAGCTTGAA CAAGAAAACAAAGGCTTGAGGGAAATTCTTCAGATCACCAGAGAATCATTCCTGAATCTCAAGAAAGAAGATGTATCTGAGAGTACATCTTTGTCAGCATTAGTAACAAACAGTGATCTGAGCCTGAGGAAGAGCTGA